The window GAAAATACAACAAGTGTTTGTTCTAAAGCTTATTTACGAAACACCACCCACCACcctctattttaaaaaaaaaatcattatttctttttttcccaaattaaatttgtttcaaGTCCTTttctaaaaacagagaaacgcGAAAAATGACGTTTTAATACACATGGCTTTTAATTTTGCGTTTCTCAACGCAATTGCTGACGTTGAATTATATCCACTAGGAAAATAGCCAATCTTATAAcatgaaaatgaaatttttagTTCAATTTACCTAAAAACTATTACATAAGTCAAATATTATTTCATTGCTTGCGAAAAAACGCATTACCACACTTCTTGTAAACCAAAAGTCAAATAACCATTGAAGTAGACTCCCATGAAGATCTGGTCTCTGAGTAGACAGAAATTTCAACGCAAATGATTTTTTCTCCTCATCGCGATAACCCTAAGATATTGTCGTCATCTTCGTCTGTTGAGGATTCATCGTAGAAGCTCCCATTAGTAAGTCTGCTAGGATCAGTCAGATTAACTTCCTTATCTGATTGTCCGATCGTGATGTCCCGGTGTTTAACTAGGAGCCAGCGCAGCAGTTTGTCTTCCTTGTTGAGGTAGTGAAGCTCCTTGTTCATGTTTGGAGTTGCCATCATTGTTATCTGCATCAATTGTCCCTGCAGTATTTCACCCCATATCATTATGTTATCTATACACTCAAAGCTCCACGGCAGAAAATGGTACTACTAATCAAACCAGTGACTCTGCAGAttagtgagagagaaagagaagctaaCAAAGAAGCATGTTCAGTTTTCACTATCTACAGATTTTATCAAAGAGACATTAGGAAATTAATGTTAGAAGCTAGTACAGATACTCTCAAAAACATATGGTCATCCTGTGAAACTAATGTATCCAGGTTACATCCTATATCCTCCTTCGTAGCTCAAATATATGTTTCTACAATAACCAAATTGTCTATGAACAGAAGCAGTTTGAAGCGAAAGCTGCGATTGCTTGTACTAGGTAACTGTGGAAATCACAAAATTCAAAGCCAATCAAGCTTTCTTATTCCAGTCTGAAGATCCAAAGCCAATCAAGCTCTCGAAGAAACGAAAATCATAGGGTCTCAACAAAAACTGAAGAAGTTTGATTCAATACTATCTAAGGCGAAACAAGTATCACTCTAGGATCGTAGCTAGCATTTGAAGTACAATGACTGCATAGTTTTCCTCAAATCTAGCTATCAATACGAATCAATCAGAAAGATGCGAAACACAGAGCATTTTGCCGA is drawn from Camelina sativa cultivar DH55 chromosome 1, Cs, whole genome shotgun sequence and contains these coding sequences:
- the LOC104783682 gene encoding uncharacterized protein LOC104783682, translating into MPLYDCMLLFKPIIRKEGLIELAARIGKHVYSRNGVLTEVKSFGKVELGYGIRKLDGRHYQGQLMQITMMATPNMNKELHYLNKEDKLLRWLLVKHRDITIGQSDKEVNLTDPSRLTNGSFYDESSTDEDDDNILGLSR